The Methanorbis furvi region TAACGCATTCGTCGCCATCCCAAGCCCGCACCGATCGCAGTCAAGACACTTGATCCCAAGGGGCGTCAGATGAGCCGGACACTTCGCCGAGCGCAGACAGTGGGGAAGAAACACCGCACGCTCTTTTACCGGAACAGCTGCGAACTCGTCGCGGTTCACATCATTCTCGAGTTTGATCAGAACAGTAGTGATCTCGGTATCATCAATGCCAACCATCCGGCATCCGGTCCGAACTGCCCCTTTCAGCAGAAGATACGCAGGACGAAGAAGCCAGGGGCAGTAGAGATGTTTCTTTCGGATCGACACAACAAACAGCAGGACGGTTATCACGACAAGGGCAAGCCAGACGAAAAAGATCAGCAGTGCAATCTGACCAATCATCAGAGCCAGCGAGTCCCAGTACGGATGACCAAAAATGGAAAACGGAAGGGTGACCGGCATGGATTACATCTGCCTCAGATTCGAGAAATCGTACGGAGGATACAGAACGCCGACTTCGGTGATGATGCCGGTCACCAGCGAGAGCGGCGTTGCATCAAACGCATAGTTGATGACCGGAACGCCTTCGGGCACGGTTGGCTTTCCCCAGAATGCCGCAACCTCGTCGCGGCTCCGTTCCTCAACAATAATATCTGCTTCAACCGCCTCTACATCAAACGTCGAGATTGGAGCTGCGACATAGAACGGAATGTTGTGATGTTTTGCACAGACCGCATGCATGTAGGTTCCGATTTTGTTGAACACCGCATCCTTCGTGATCCGGTCGGCTCCCACCACAACGCAGTCGATCTTTCCCTTCCGCATCAGATACGCAGCTTCCGAGTCGATGATCGAGGTGACCGGAATGTTGTCATGATGCAGTTCCCATGCGGTCAGGCGTGCTCCCTGCAGAAGAGGACGCGTCTCGCAGGAGACGACCGAGATCTTTTTGCCCATCTTGTGAGCTGAACGAATCACGCCGAGCGCTGTTCCCCACGTTGAACAGGCAAGCGCTCCTGCATTGCAGTGCGTAAGCACGGTTCCGATCTGTGGAAGAAGCGTTGCTCCGTTATGGCCAAGCTGCATGCAGCATTTTTCATCCGCTTCCGCGATAGTTTTCGCGGCGGTGATCGCAAGGAACCTTGCCATCTCAGGCGGAAGATTTTCCATCGACCGCAGCACTTTGTCAATGCCCCACGCAAGGTTCACCGCAGTAGGCCTGGTACTTTTCAGTAAAGCTGCGTCGCTTGCAACCGTCTCGGCAAACTCAACGTCAGAGGTACAGGAAACTGCGGACAATGCAACGCCGAAAGCTCCTGCAACACCGAGAGCCGGAGCTCCCCGGACTTCGAGTCTGCGAATCGCATCAGCGAGTCGTTCAACGGTCTTCACCTCAATGACCACGAACTCGACCGGAAGTTTCGTCTGGTCGATCATCATGATCGAGTTGTTCTCATCATTCCACCAGATTGTTTTCGTCTCGTCCGTCACGGTTTTTCCTCCGAAGAGTAGGAGTCAATTGTTGCCTTCATCGCAGCAGCTCCGCCGGAGATGACGGAGTCGGGGATGTCTTTTGGAGAGACTGCGGCACCTGCGATGTAGATGCCCGGGCGAATCGTTCCTGCCGGATTGAGTTTCATGTCAGCGCTGGAGAGGAAGTTGTTCTCATCAAGCGAAAGTCCGAGAGATTTTGCAAGATGAATGGTATCAGGGAGCGGTTCCATTCCAACCGAGAGGACGACTAAGTCTGCTTCAAGATTTTTGAACTCGCCGGTCTCGGTGTCTTCGATCGGCAGAACAAGATTTGTTCTCGTCTGCTGGATCTCACCGGGGAATGCCCGGACGATGTTGACGCCCATCTGTTTTGCACGTTCTGCGTACTCTTCGTAGCCTTTGCCGTACGCACGAAGGTCGTTGTATAATATAGTGACCTCAGTGTCCGGGTAATGCTCTTTGATCAGCATAGAATTCTTCAGTGCGTACATGCAGCAGACGCAGGAACAGTAGTTTCTGCCGATCGATATGTCGCGGCTGCCGACACACTGGACGAACACGACCGAGTTCGGTCTCTCACCGTTCGACATGCGGCGGACCTCGCCAAGTGTCGGACCTCCGGCATTGATCATCCGCTCAAACTCGATGCTGGTGATGACGT contains the following coding sequences:
- the mtnA gene encoding S-methyl-5-thioribose-1-phosphate isomerase, whose product is MTDETKTIWWNDENNSIMMIDQTKLPVEFVVIEVKTVERLADAIRRLEVRGAPALGVAGAFGVALSAVSCTSDVEFAETVASDAALLKSTRPTAVNLAWGIDKVLRSMENLPPEMARFLAITAAKTIAEADEKCCMQLGHNGATLLPQIGTVLTHCNAGALACSTWGTALGVIRSAHKMGKKISVVSCETRPLLQGARLTAWELHHDNIPVTSIIDSEAAYLMRKGKIDCVVVGADRITKDAVFNKIGTYMHAVCAKHHNIPFYVAAPISTFDVEAVEADIIVEERSRDEVAAFWGKPTVPEGVPVINYAFDATPLSLVTGIITEVGVLYPPYDFSNLRQM
- a CDS encoding DUF116 domain-containing protein, encoding MPVTLPFSIFGHPYWDSLALMIGQIALLIFFVWLALVVITVLLFVVSIRKKHLYCPWLLRPAYLLLKGAVRTGCRMVGIDDTEITTVLIKLENDVNRDEFAAVPVKERAVFLPHCLRSAKCPAHLTPLGIKCLDCDRCGLGMATNALTDAGYLVFIVPGSTYIKRLLKRFHPRAMIGVGCLMEIKQFQEMARKIEMTAMGVVMKSDGCVETSLDWDELFEVASIGLPEPVVGRK
- a CDS encoding CoB--CoM heterodisulfide reductase iron-sulfur subunit A family protein, encoding MSGTDVVVIGAGVAGIQAAMDIANHNIHVWLVEREPTIGGHMGMLDKTFPTNDCSMCILSPKMAEVGRHPNITLLTLSEVEKIEGTVGDFTVSITKYPRYIREADCTGCGDCTNICPVEVYNKFDAGLGVRKAIYKPHAQVVPNWAVKDNLHCIECGLCYEVCGKNAVLHTDEDAVKTITVNAAAVVIATGYTLFDAQKKQQFGYLRYPDVITSIEFERMINAGGPTLGEVRRMSNGERPNSVVFVQCVGSRDISIGRNYCSCVCCMYALKNSMLIKEHYPDTEVTILYNDLRAYGKGYEEYAERAKQMGVNIVRAFPGEIQQTRTNLVLPIEDTETGEFKNLEADLVVLSVGMEPLPDTIHLAKSLGLSLDENNFLSSADMKLNPAGTIRPGIYIAGAAVSPKDIPDSVISGGAAAMKATIDSYSSEEKP